The sequence TGAGAACCAGTATCTTTTTTAGCCGTCAATACGGACATAAACTTCATCCGCTTTGAGGATGAGACCTGATTTGATTTCGATTAGTCTGGTATTGACAAAAACTCCGTCTTGGTATGGTGTCACAATTCCCGTGATGATGACATCCAGTTTCAAAACATCGCCTATTTTCCGCAAGGTGGCCGTGTCAGTGGGAACATCCAAACCAAGTCCAGCTTCTTTTAAAACCTTTTCATTGGCCAAGCGGTCTAGGATTTGGAATCTATCTTTTTTTACAAGTTCAGTGGTTAGTTTTTCTGCAAGGATTTCGCCGTAGGGACTTTTTTTACCTTCATGGTCTAAAAAAGTTAAAACAACAAGCCTTTGTGGTTGGAAATAAAATCCTTTTTCTGAGAGAGATAGGGCCAGTTGTTCGAGAGGGGGAACGGTTTTTTTCTGGGGTTTGGACTCTCTTTCTTCTCCCAAATAACAAGCGCTAAAGCTAAATAAAATCAAAACAAAAACTATTTTTTTAAAACGCAAGTTCCATCCCAAGTGAGGTAACATATTCATAAAACGATTTTCCATTAAACCCATTCCCGTACATAAAACCACCGGGAACCCCAATTAGCATACCGTCTTTATAAAACTGGTTCTGAAAATTAAGAAAAAAAGTAGTTTTTAATTTTCCAGGATTTTTACCACGGAAACTGGCAGCAAAAGTCTCAGGAGAACGTCCATTTTGGTCTTTTATTTGCAACCAAGGGTCGTTAAAGACATTAAAAATTTGATTCCCAACATAAAGAGAATAGTTCTTAGAAGAACCCAGAAAAAAGATAAAACCGAGAGAGGCAATGTCTTGGGCCGGCGAAAATCCCGTTTGCCCATTGGCATAGGTTCCGGGTTTTGCATTTACATAATTATATTTAACATTTAGTTGGACTTTATCACTGCCAAAAAAAAAAGAAAACTTTCCACCTTCCGCACCATAGGCCGTTACTGGATTTTCCGTTTTCACTTGATAGACAGAGGTTTGTACTTTGAGAAACTGTGCCGGTGAAAAACTTCCCTGGTATTCATAGAGTTGTTTGGGATCAACCAACAATCTCCTATTGGTATCCATCTGACGAAAGATCATGGTTGCAGAAGGATGAATTGGTGCCACAGGAATTGGTTGCGCTAATGATGGTTCACCACTTTGTTTTGCATCCCAGACATTAATAGAGGGAGGAGAAAGATCAAACTCCAATTTGTTTCC is a genomic window of Leptospira bourretii containing:
- a CDS encoding FlgO family outer membrane protein — encoded protein: MNMLPHLGWNLRFKKIVFVLILFSFSACYLGEERESKPQKKTVPPLEQLALSLSEKGFYFQPQRLVVLTFLDHEGKKSPYGEILAEKLTTELVKKDRFQILDRLANEKVLKEAGLGLDVPTDTATLRKIGDVLKLDVIITGIVTPYQDGVFVNTRLIEIKSGLILKADEVYVRIDG